The region ACACTTAACATACTGCAATTCAAGTTCCAAACATTATGGAATTTAAGGAAAGAATCATTACTTTTTCAAAGCTAAACCTTGAGAAgtttcttattttgatcattttttttaattattgaatTTGGTAGGTAAGTGTTTCCTGCTTTGTGTCACATCCTGCATAAGAGGAAAAAAGGGGCTAGAGATGGGTCTTGAAGAAAAATATCATCAAAATCAAAGCCAATAACTTGATCAGGCAATGGTGGATTTTGAGGATGTCAGTGGGATGATGCGGACTCATTGTAGGATATAGCCACAAAGTTATTTATAATCTCAACTTCAATTATCTCACAtgtgaaaaatatattgaatgatAAATACTATAATAAAAAATAGTGATGAGATCGATCACTGCGTCAAAGTTTATTTTGACATAAAAAATCATCTATTAATTCTAATTTTATCCAATGTTTACATCAATTCACTTATCCAATGAAGAAAACTTGGGATGGAAGTTCTCACAAAACTAAAATTGAACCAAGAAAAGGGAGAAGGTATGTGCAAGTGTACATCATGGGATGGAGAAAAAATGACAACTGCGAAGTTTGTTTGTTTGCAACACTATAGGCTATAGCCATTGAAATGGGGAAGAAATAATAATTGTTGTGTGTCGCATATCATGTATGGATCTATACTATACTGTGTAGTGTGTTCTCACCATCACAGGTCATGAGACTTTTTATCTCAACAAATCATCTCAACCATTAGATTAAATTAGAATGATGGGATAAAATGTGTTGTAAAAATCATTTGTTTTCTACACGAGACataacaaataaattataaaataagaaCAAATTGATCCAAACCTTAAAGTTTGATATGATCACTAGCAATATTAAAAAATCCAACATATTAGTCCTGAACTTCTGATGCAGCAGTAAAAGCATTCACATATTCTATTCAGCAGTACTGTTTATctatcccaacaaagatttgaaaaatgatatatCATCCAAGAATAAAGTCTAAAGACGAACCAAACGTACTTACTTTTAAGAAGGTGAAACCAAGCTTTCAATGTAATTCTTGACATCAGAACCAACAATGTTGTTAACAATTTTCGTGCCTTCTAATTTCTTAGCTCTCCGGTGGTAGAGAACTGCTTGGGACGCACCAGATTTTGCAAACAACAGCGCATCGTCATTCTCAGACATACACATTGCTAAACAGGGCAAGTGAAGAATTTTTTCATCAACAATAATGTTGAACAACAGTATCCAAGACTCGTACACTCCAAACTCCTTCATTTGCCATAGCATAAAATTATGTGTTTCCTTACTATTTTGAGAAATACACAGGCAACCTCTCAAAACCCCAAGAATTGGCACAAAATCGTTGAGTTCATCCCTGCGTCGAGGACAATAAGGCAATGACAATTGTGCATACTTTTCTTTCCCCAAATCAAACGAAACAATTAAATACGGATCAATGTCCAATAGTTTCTCCTCCATCTCCATTAATTCATAGTCCACTAATTCAATATCATCAGCATTCTCATAAACTACAGCTTCTAGTGGTAGAGCTGCTAACCAATTAAGAGTGTTACTCATATAAACTGCAGCTCCTTCGAGACGCATAGGGGGAAGAGGGGAAACTTGAAATCCAACATACCAGTGGAATACCAAGGTATTACATCTTGAGACATTAACCTCGTTGCTGGGTTCCAGAAACGGACCACGGTGAAAAATTTCCATTCTAAACTAGCCAAGCAA is a window of Lotus japonicus ecotype B-129 chromosome 5, LjGifu_v1.2 DNA encoding:
- the LOC130719197 gene encoding uncharacterized protein LOC130719197, with translation MEIFHRGPFLEPSNEVNVSRCNTLVFHWYVGFQVSPLPPMRLEGAAVYMSNTLNWLAALPLEAVVYENADDIELVDYELMEMEEKLLDIDPYLIVSFDLGKEKYAQLSLPYCPRRRDELNDFVPILGVLRGCLCISQNSKETHNFMLWQMKEFGVYESWILLFNIIVDEKILHLPCLAMCMSENDDALLFAKSGASQAVLYHRRAKKLEGTKIVNNIVGSDVKNYIESLVSPS